The sequence CATAAAAAAACTACACCCTCCATCTTAGTTGTCTAAGATTTTGGGTGCAGTACAAAACAGCCCTTTTGATATATTGTTAGATTTTTGCATAGTGTTCAATTATATTATAAACGTGATCTGTTGCTCTTCTATAATAGTTTAAAATATCCATATATCCAGTACTTAATTTTGCTGGTATAGTTTCATCATTTTTAGCTTCTTCATCAAAGTGTCCATGTCTTGCTTCTTTATAAAGATTTTTTATAGCTGTATATTTTGATATAGAAAGCATAAATAGATCTCTATCCTTTGTTTTATAAGCTTTATTAATATCATCAAAGAAGTCAAATACCATATGATTTAACTTTTGAAGAGTTTCCTTTCTCTCTTGTGTTAATTCTAAATCATCTTTTTTCAATCTCATTAAGCTGTTAGAAACTCTCTTTAGATAGTCACTTATTGTTTCATACTCATCACAAGTTATTAAATTTCCACGAGTTTCCTCTACATAAGAAGCTTCTAATCCCTTATTTAAAATTGTAAAGTTTGCATCTGAAACCTCTTTTTCATATAAGTCTAGCTTTTCTTCTATTGCATCTATCTCTTCATTATAAGCTTCTAATTTACTAGGATTATAATAAACTTCCTCTAGTTTAAAGAATATCTCTTTTATATTTGCTGCCATTGTTAAAACTTCTGTTCTTGTTTGATCTATAACAACATTTGGAAGAGTTACCATCAATGAGCTAAGTTTAGTTACTCTTATAACTCCATTATCATCATCTTTAACTATTGTGCATAAGAACTTAGCAAGATATCCTATAAATGGAATAAATAAAATTACATTTATTATATTAAACATAGTATGTGCTGTTGCTATTGCAGTAGCCATATTTGCTGTTGAATCAGAAAAATGAGCTAGAATACTAAGGTAAGGTCTAAATGTAATAGTTGCCCACATTACCCCTACTATATTTATAAGAGTATGTGCATAAGCTGCTCTTTTAGCATTTGAACTTGCACCTAATGAAGCTAGTAAAGCTGTAACAGTTGTTCCTACATTTTCTCCTAATACAAGAGCCACTGCTGTTGGATAGTCAATAAGTCCTTGTGTTGCAAGTGTTATTGTAATCCCTAATGTAGCTGCTGAAGATTGAACAACTCCTGTTAAAAGAGCTCCTACCATAGCTACTTTTACTACTCCAAAGAAAGAATCTGCTTTAAAAGAGTGGAATAAGTTTATAAATTCTGGTAGTGTTCTAAGTGGACTAAGCCCTTTACTCATAAGCTCTAATCCTAAAAATATAAATCCAAACCCCATTACTGTTAAGGCTCTTGTTCTGCTCTTCTCTCCCTTTACAAACATAAAGGCTATTGCTGCAAATCCAACAATAGGAAGCCCATATTTACCAATATTAAGAGCTAATAACCATCCTGTAATTGTTGTCCCTATATTTGCTCCTAATATTACTCCAAGTCCTTGTTGTAGTGTTAAAAGTGAAGCATTAATAAATCCAATTGTCATAACTGTACTTACTGATGATGATTGAGCTAATCCAGTTACAAAAATTCCCATTAAAATAGCCATTATTCTATTAGTAGTTAAAGCTGCTAATATCTTTTTTAATTTATCCCCTGCTATTTTTTGCATTCCAGAAGACATATTTTCCATTCCATAAAGGAATAAACCTAGTCCTCCTACAACTTTAAACAAAACGTCTAAATACATTCATTTCCTCCTAGATAAATTAATATTTTGTTAAAACTCTGTAAATGTTATGTTAAATTTATGTAAAAAATTTCAAAAATATCATACCATATTTTCTATAATTCTTCAATTATAGTATTTTTTATTTTTTTATAAAAATTTTGTACCTGAAAACTGGTACAAAATATTTTTAATTTTTTTTCAATTTATGATATAATTAAAGATGTAGTTATTTTTCGTAGCTAAAAATAATATAAAAACTGGATTATTGGAGGTAAAAAAAGATTGAAAAAAGACATTAAAATTGAGAATATCAATAAAAGCTATGATGGAGTACAAGTTTTAAAAAATATCAATTTAACTATACAAGATGGAGAGTTTTTTTCTATCTTGGGACCCTCTGGATGTGGTAAAACTACTCTTTTGAGAATGATAGCTGGATTTATTGAACCGGATAGTGGAGCTATATATTTAGGAGATGAAAATCTTACTTCTCTTCCACCTAATAAGAGAAATGTAAATACTATATTTCAAAAATATGCACTATTCCCTCATTTAACTGTCTATGAGAATGTTGCTTTCCCATTGAGAATAAGAAAAGTAGATGAAGCAACAATAGATACAGAAGTTAAAAAATTTGTAAAGATGGTTGGACTAAGTGAACATATTAATAAGATGCCTAACCAACTTTCTGGAGGACAACAACAGAGAGTTTCAATTGCTAGAGCTTTAATAAATAAACCTGGTGTTCTTCTTCTAGATGAGCCACTATCTGCTCTAGATGCTAAACTTAGACAAAATCTTTTAATAGAATTAGATAATATACATGAAGAAGTAGGAATAACATTTATCTTTATTACACATGATCAACAAGAAGCTCTTTCTATTTCAGATAGAATAGCTATTATGAACGAAGGAAAAGTTCTACAAGTTGGTACTCCTGCTGAAGTTTATGAAGCCCCTGCTGATGCTTTTGTAGCTGATTTTATAGGAGAAAATAACTTCTTTGAAGGAGAGGTTATAGAGGTTAAAGATAAAGAGTATGCTGTTCTTAAAAATGATAAATTAGGAGAACTAATATTTGAAACTGACAAACCTGTAAAAGTTGGTGACTTTGTACAAGTTTCAATTAGACCTGAAAAAATAAAACTTTCTAAAACTTTACCTAAAAAACCTCATGAAAACTATAATGTTTTAAAAGTTTATGTAGATGAGGTTATCTATTCTGGATTCCAAAGTAAATACTTTGTTTGGTTAAATGGAGATAAAAATATTCCATTTAAAGTTTTTAAACAACATGCTGTTTACTTTGATGATAATGATGAAGGAGCTATTTGGTGGGATGAAGATGCTTATATATCTTGGGATGCTGACGATAGCTTTGTAGTAGAGGTGAAAGGAATTGAAAAAAAATAAGCTTGGAAGATTATACACATTGCCAATAACTCTTTGGCTATTACTATTTTTTCTTATTCCTATGTTAATTGTAATGGGATATGCTTTCCTTAAAAAAGGAACTTACGGTGGAGTAGAGATGGTATTTTCTTTAGCTAGTTTCTCTGTTTTCACTGATAAGATATTTATTGCTATTTTAATGAAAACAATCTATATATCTGTTCTAGTTACTATATTTACTGTATTTTTATCTGTACCTACAGCATATTATATAGCTAGATCAAAATATAAAAAGGAGCTTTTATTTCTTGTAATAGTTCCATTTTGGACAAACTTCTTAATTAGAATATATGCTTGGATAGCAGTTTTAGGAAACAACGGATTCTTAAACTCTATTCTTTTAAGATTTGGTTTAATTGATGAACCTTTACAATTTTTATATAATACAAGTGCCGTAGTACTTATTTCAGTATATACAAGCTTACCATTTGCTATTTTACCTCTATATGCAGTTATTGAGAAGTTTGATTTCTCTCTTATTGAAGCTGCTAGAGATTTAGGAGCTACAAATGGACAAGCATTCTTCAAAGTTTTTATTCCAAATATTAAACCTGGAATAATAACTGCTGTACTATTTACTTTTATCCCTAACTTAGGTTCATATGCTGTACCTAAATTAGTTGGTGGAACTCAAGCAACAATGCTTGGAAATATTATTGCTCAACATCTAACTGTAACTAGAAACTGGCCATTAGCCTCAACTATTTCAGGAGCTCTAATACTTGTCACTTCTATTGCTATTGTTATCTTTATGAAGATTAGCAATAGAAAAATAAAAATTACTGATGAAAAGGGAGCTGATGACAATGAATAAAAGAAGAACTTCATTATTTTTCTTTTTACTTTCTATGCTGTTTTTCTATATTCCTTTAGTTATATTGATTGTTTACTCATTTAATGATGGTAAATCTATGGTGTGGAAAGAATTTTCATTTAGATGGTATAAAGATCTATTTATGTATTCAGATAATATTTGGAAAGCATTTAGATTTAGTATTCTAATAGCTATTTTATCTGGTATTATCTCAACTTTAATAGGTACATTGGGAGCTATTGGACTTCAATGGTATGATTTTAAAGGTAAGAAAGCTTTACAAATCCTTACTTATGTTCCTTTAGTTATACCTGAAATTATTTTAGGGGTTTCTTTACTTATACTTTTTGCAACTATTAAATTTGAGCTTGGACTTACAACAATATTTATTGCTCATACAACTTTCAATATTCCTTTTGTGTTGTTTATTATTCTTTCAAGACTTGAGGAATTTGATTACTCAATTGTTGAAGCTGCCTATGACTTAGGAGCAACAGAGATGCAAACTCTTTTAAAAGTTGTAATACCTGCTATTTTACCAGGAATTATATCAGGATTTTTAATAGCTGTTACTCTATCATTTGATGATTTTGTTACAACATTCTTTGTAGCTGGACCAGGATCTTCTACTCTTCCACTACGTATTTATTCTATGATTAGACTAGGTGTTTCTCCTGTAGTTAACGCTTTATCTGTACTACTTATTGGAATATCAATTATTTTAACTCTTTCAACTAAGAGTTTACAGAAATATCTAATCAAATAATTATCTTGTAATTTGTATTATAAGTATAGTATAATGGTGTTAAACTAAATTGATAACATTCTAGATGGGAGGATAAATAACCTATGAAAAAACTGATAAAACTTTTATTGGTAGTAGCTATTCTTATTACTACTGTTTCATGTTCTAGTTTAAAGAAGATGATAGGAGCTCAAAATGTTGCAAAATACAATGATATTAGAGCTACCTTTGTAACAACACAAGGAGAAATCAACTTTTATCTATATCCAGAGGCTGCTCCTGTAACAGTTGCTAACTTTATCAACTTAGCTCAAAGAGGATATTATGACAATACAAAAATACATCGTGCTGTAGAAAACTTTGTTGTTCAAGGAGGAGATCCTACAGGTACTGGTACTGGAGGACCTGGTTACTTTGTTCCTGATGAGATTACTAACTGGTTAGATTTCTTCCAACAAGGAATGCTTGCAATGGCTAATGCTGGACCTGGAACAAATGGTTCACAATTCTTTATGACTTTATACCCAGCTGAGTTCTTAAATGGACAATATACAATTTTTGGTGAATATATAAGTGATTCTGATTTTGAAAAAATTAGAAAAATGGAGATTGGTGACGTAATTAAAGAAATTAAATTTAGTGGAGATATAGATCTTATTCTTTCATTAAACAAAGATCAAGTTGATCAATGGAATGCTATTCTTGATAGAGAATATCCTAATTTAAAAAAATATCCCGTAAAAGATATATCTGAATATGGAGATGCTATTCTTAAATATAGAGAAGAATTAACAAATATCTATACAAGAAAAAATCAAGAAGCAGAAGAGGAAAAAGAGTATTTCATGCCTAGATTTATTAGAGCTACTGAAAGAAAAATAAAAGAATTAAGAGCTGAAGATTAATAGAAAAAAGGCTATGTAATATATTAAATTGCATAGCCTTTTTTATTCTATAAAGAAGCATATCTACTTTTCTCAATATAGTGTCTGTCTTTTCCTATAATAAATAACACTGTCTTTCCCTTTATATAATCTATAACATCTTTTGAAATAGTAGTTGGAATAGCTGGGCAACCTTCACTTCTACCTAAAAATCCATATTTTTCAATAAAGCTAGGATCTGCATAATCAGCTCCATGTACCACTATAGCTCTTCTATAAGCATTTGAATTAAATCCTTCTTCTAATCCTTGTAATCTTAAAGAATATCCATATTTTCCCTCATAAGCATCTCCAGTAATATAAAAACCTAAAGAGCTCATATAAGAGTTTCTATTATTTGAAAAGTTAAGTGGAAGTGTTAATCCAGAATTCTTTCCATGTGTTACATAGGTACTATAATCTATCTTCTTTTTATTCAAATCAATTACAAAGAATCTTTTCTCATTAGATGGTTTAGTAAAATCTATTATTGTAAGGAGTCCCTCTCTCTTATCAGGAATTTTCTCATAACCTTTATATGCTTTTTGAAAAGTATCATACTCCATCTTATTTTCCAATTTCAATTGTGAATAGATATCATGTATATATTTATCCCTACTTATATTCATACTATTAGTAGCAAAAACCAAATTAGATATAAAAAACGAAAGAAGTAAAACTTTTTTTATCATTATCACCTATCCTCCTACTATTTTTTACCAAACTTCATATTGAAATTATATTTTTTTTCAGCTAAAATGTCAATAAGAATACAAGTATAGGAGGAATAATATGTACCTAAAAAGTTTAAAAGTTGAAAACTGGCAATGTATACAATATACTAAACCTATCTTTGAAAATCTTATGCTATTTATCGGCCCTACTAATAATGGAAAATCAAGTATTATTTCAGCTATTATGTTTTTTCTTGGATATCGTAATTTAAGAACAAAGGATATTAGAAATCAAAATATTCCTTTAGAATTAGAAGGAACTTTTCAAAATATCTCAAAAAATACATATAAGCACCTAAAAGAATTTGTTTACAAAAGAGAACTTACTCTAAAAATTCAAAAATACCCAAATTATGATATCCAATATAAAGTAAAAATAAATAAAGATTGGAAAGTCATATCTGAAGAAACTTATAGAGAGATAGTATCGCATATTCCAATTTTATATATACCACCATTTCAAGATAAAGAGCAAATTAGCTTTTTAGTTAATTCCCTTTTTGAAATTTTAAAGAGAAGAAATATAAGTGAAACTCTAATGATTAACTCATTAAAAAAACTTGCTAATACTCTTCAAAATGACTATGTAAGTAAAGGATTGTATAGAAATCTTCTATTTGAAATCTTTAGAAGTATATCTGAAGAATCACAAAAGAGAAATCATAGTATTATAGGAAATACCATTGTATTTTTTGAAGAGCCAGAACTTTATCTACACCCACAAGCTGAAAAAGAGCTATACAACGCTTTTATTCAATTGAGCAATCTTGGTGCTCAACTATATATCTCTACACACTCTAGCAACTTCATCAGCTTAAAACACTATAAATCTATATGTATTATGAGAAAGCATAAAGATTTTGGTAGCAGGGCTTTTCAGTTTAAAGGTAGACTTTTCTCTGGTGATGAAGTTAAATATTTCAATATGAACTACTGGATAAATCCTGATCGTAGTGAACTCTTCTTTGCTAAAAAGGTAATTTTAGTTGAGGGACAAACAGATAAAATTGTTCTAGGATATCTAGCTAAAAAGCTTGGAATCTATAAATATAACTACTCTATTTTAGAATGTGGTAGTAAAAGTATCATCCCTCAATTTATAAAACTTTTAAATGCTTTTAAAATTCCCTATGTGGCTATCTATGACAAGGATAATCACTATTGGAGAACTGAGCTTGAAATTGAAAACTCCAATGATAAAAATCGTTCTATTCAAAGAGCTATTAATTTTAAATTTGGTGATTTTATTGAGTTTGAAAATGATATTGAAGAGGAACTATATAATGAAAAACGTGAAAGAAAAAACTATAAAAATAAACCTTTCTATGCTCTTAAAACAGTAAGTGAAGAGGATTATATAATTCCAGCACGTTTAAAAGAGAAGATTGAAAAAATTTATAAATAATTTTACTATTTTTATAACTACACTTATTATCTAATTATTATTTAAAATTTAGGATAAAAGTGTAGTTTTTTTATAATAAAAATTATTTCTGATTATTCTAATTTAGACCAAAATATTATATAATATTGTGTCGATATATATAGAATTCTAATAAATTTTACGGGGGAATAATGAAGAAAATTGTTATTATGATTTTGGCACTAAGCTTAATTAGTTGTGGTAAAGAAACAAAAAAAGTTGTTGAGAAAAAAGAGACAGTTAAATTGGTAAAAAGTATTGAATTAAAAGAGACAACTGTGGATTATATAAAAGATTATAATGGTGAATTAAAACCTAAAAATGAAATTGCTATTGTCACTCCAACTGGTGGAGATGTTAAAAAAATATATTTCAAAAATGGAGACAGAGTAAAAAAAGGTGATCTTATCTTAGAATTAAGTGATGCATCTACTGAATCTGCTTATTATGAAGCTGAAGGAAAGCTTTTAAAGGCTAGATCTAGTTATTCTACTGACAGTATAGCCTTTAGTAAATATAAAAAACTTTATGCTAAAGAGTTAGTTTCTGAAGATGAGTACCTAAATGCTAAAAATAATTTTGAAAATAGCAAAGGAGAATTAAAAATAGCTGAAGCTAACTACATCAAAGCCAAAGATAACTTTGATAGATTAAAAGTTATTGCTAAAATTAATGGAATAGTTACTGATTTAGATCTAAAAGAGTTTGAAAAAACTTCTCCAAATCAAAAGTTACTAACTGTTATAGATAACAGCATTATGGAATTGACAATAGCTGTTTCTGGAAAGGATTTAGAAAATAGTAAAATAGGTGATAAAGCTGATATTTTAGTTGAAGAGATAGGAAAAAATTTAACTGGAACAATTAGTGAGATAAATCTTAGCTCAAATAGCAATACCAAAAAATATTCTGTAAAATTAACTGTTGAAAATAGTGAAAATAACCTATTAAAAGGGCTATATGCAAAGGTTAAACTTCAACATGGGACTATAAAAGGTTTATTTGTACCTAGCCAATCTATTATGATAAAAGATCTTTATTCTTATATTGTAGTTACTAGAGATAATGTAGCTACAATATACAAAATAACTCCTAAACTTACTATTGAAGATATGCAACTAATTGAATTCCCAAATTATAAAGCTGGAGATAAATTAGTAATAGAAGGACAATATCTATTAAACAACAATGATAAGGTAAGGGAGAACTAAGATGAAATCAATTCCAGAATTTTCAATAAGAAAACCAGCTACAACGATTATGTTTATAATCTCTATGATCTTTTTTGGTTTTTTAGGATTGAGAAAGATGCCAGTAGAGATGTTACCAAATATAAATAAACCTACTGTTCGTATAAGAATAAAATGGGATGGGGCTACTCCCGATGATGTTGATAAGATGATAACTCGTAAAATTGAAGATGTTTTACCAAATGTTGAAGGGATTGTTGAGTACAGTTCAGAATCTTCAGCAGAAACTTCTCTAATTTTTATTAAATTTAAGTATGGAACAGATGTTGAAACTAAGATAACTTTAATTCAAAATGAGTTAAATCAAATTAGAAACAAATTTCCTAATGATATGAAAGAACCTTCAATTAGAAAAAGTTCATCCTCTGACATTCCAGCTCTGACATTCACTCTCTATGGTGGAGATATGATGGAGATGAGAAGTTATGCTGAAAACAACCTAAAACCTATGCTTGAACGTCTTGAAGGTGTATCAGAGATTGATGTATATGGGGGACAAGAACAAGAAGTAGCTATTGAAATTGACCCTGATAAATTAGAAAATTATAATTTAAGTATAGTTGATGTTTACAATAAGATGAAAAGCTCTAGTATAAATATTCCTGGGGGGATATTGAGAGAGGGAGAAAAAGAGTATCTTATTAAAATTGAGGCTGAAATTGAAACAGCTGATGAGATAAAAGAGATTATTTTAAGCAATAAAGATGGACATCTTTTAAAATTAAAGGATATAGCTAATATAAAAGTTGCTCCTAAAGATGTCAAATCTATTTATAGAAAAAATGGTGAAGATAGTATTGTTGTTATTATCTCTAAAACAGATGGTGGAAATGCTATTTCAATAGTAAATAATTCTAAAAAACTTTTAGAGAAGAATAGAGGTTCTCTTCCTTTAAATACCAAATTAAACTATGAGTTTGATTCTTCTATAACTATTAATAACTCTATAAATAATGTTAAAAATAGTGGTATTCAAGGGTTAGTTTTAGCATCTTTAATACTTTTTGTATTTTTAAAAAGTATCTCTGCAACTCTTATAATAGCAGTAGCTATTCCTATATCTATTATATTTACATTTTTCCTATTAAATATGCAAGGAATAAGTATAAACTTAATCTCATTAATGGGATTATCTCTAGGTATAGGAATGTTAGTTGATAACTCAGTTGTAGTTGTAGACAATATCTTTAGACATATGACAGAGCTTGGGAAAAGTAAGATACAAGCTGCTAAAGATGGAGCAGAGGAGATGGCTCTTCCTGTATTGGCATCAACTATGACTACCGTTGCTGCTTTCTTGCCACTTGTTTTCCAAGAAGGATTGGCTAAAGAGCAATTTAATAACTTATGTTATGCTATATCTTACTCTCTATTAGCATCATTGATTATCTCTTTAACTTTTGTTCCAATGATAGCTAGTAAGATAATGGATCAGAAGAAAAATCTAAATGCTGAAGGTAAAATTATGACTACTTTCAGAAAGATTTATGTAAATAGCTTAAAGTGGTCAATTAGAAAAAGAGGAATAGTTCTATTAATTTTATTGGCTCTTTTCAGTGGTTCTCTTTATGTAGCATCAAAATTAGGGGGAAGATTTACTCCAACTATTGATGAGGGAAGATATGCAGTTGTTGCTAAACTTCCATCTGGTTCAGATGTAAATAAAGGAGATAGAATAGGAAAGATACTTGAAGAGAAGGTTAAAGATCTTCCTTTTGTTGTTGACTACACTGTTTCAGCTAATGGAACAAGTTCTATTTTAAATATCAATGCAGGTTTAAAAACTTCAAGGGAAGAAAGTATGTCTGATATTCTAAAAAAACTTAGACAAACTTTTGTGGAAATTCCTGATATGGAATTGACTATTGCTCCTGGTTATAGATTTGGAACTAGAGGGCTTTATGATTTAGAATTTGAACTTTACTCCGACAATGAGGCTCAACTTCAAATAATATCTGAGCAATTAAAAGAGCAGATTAAAAAAATAGATGGTATATACGATGTTACCTCTTCATTTGAAGGGGGTAAACCTGAAGGAAAATTCTATATCAACAGAGAAAAAGCTGAATATTATGGACTTGATGTTAAAGAAATTGCTACAATGATTCAAACACAAATTTTAGGTGGAACTCCTATAAAAATAAATAGTGACAATAGTGAGATTGATGTTACATTAAAGCTACAAAAAAAATATAGAGAATCAACTGGATTGATTTTAGATTCAA comes from uncultured Fusobacterium sp. and encodes:
- a CDS encoding efflux RND transporter permease subunit translates to MKSIPEFSIRKPATTIMFIISMIFFGFLGLRKMPVEMLPNINKPTVRIRIKWDGATPDDVDKMITRKIEDVLPNVEGIVEYSSESSAETSLIFIKFKYGTDVETKITLIQNELNQIRNKFPNDMKEPSIRKSSSSDIPALTFTLYGGDMMEMRSYAENNLKPMLERLEGVSEIDVYGGQEQEVAIEIDPDKLENYNLSIVDVYNKMKSSSINIPGGILREGEKEYLIKIEAEIETADEIKEIILSNKDGHLLKLKDIANIKVAPKDVKSIYRKNGEDSIVVIISKTDGGNAISIVNNSKKLLEKNRGSLPLNTKLNYEFDSSITINNSINNVKNSGIQGLVLASLILFVFLKSISATLIIAVAIPISIIFTFFLLNMQGISINLISLMGLSLGIGMLVDNSVVVVDNIFRHMTELGKSKIQAAKDGAEEMALPVLASTMTTVAAFLPLVFQEGLAKEQFNNLCYAISYSLLASLIISLTFVPMIASKIMDQKKNLNAEGKIMTTFRKIYVNSLKWSIRKRGIVLLILLALFSGSLYVASKLGGRFTPTIDEGRYAVVAKLPSGSDVNKGDRIGKILEEKVKDLPFVVDYTVSANGTSSILNINAGLKTSREESMSDILKKLRQTFVEIPDMELTIAPGYRFGTRGLYDLEFELYSDNEAQLQIISEQLKEQIKKIDGIYDVTSSFEGGKPEGKFYINREKAEYYGLDVKEIATMIQTQILGGTPIKINSDNSEIDVTLKLQKKYRESTGLILDSRITLKSGENIRISDVAEFRAEEGPSKIEKKDKKKKIVLYANLKSELDLKTAQELVIETLEDMGYPEGITYGTGGKSADMAEMSNQLQYTFMIAVFLIYFILVWQFESFIMPFVIILSIPLSTTGAFYALYLAGLSIDAMVSVGFVMLAGIVVNNAIVLIDFINFRREVGDNMNKALITAGKTRLRPILMTTLTTVLGMLPLMFSNGEGSEIYKGMSFVVVFGLSAATLLTLIVIPVFYYFIDDFVKACKKLKESILAKK
- a CDS encoding peptidylprolyl isomerase, which gives rise to MKKLIKLLLVVAILITTVSCSSLKKMIGAQNVAKYNDIRATFVTTQGEINFYLYPEAAPVTVANFINLAQRGYYDNTKIHRAVENFVVQGGDPTGTGTGGPGYFVPDEITNWLDFFQQGMLAMANAGPGTNGSQFFMTLYPAEFLNGQYTIFGEYISDSDFEKIRKMEIGDVIKEIKFSGDIDLILSLNKDQVDQWNAILDREYPNLKKYPVKDISEYGDAILKYREELTNIYTRKNQEAEEEKEYFMPRFIRATERKIKELRAED
- a CDS encoding efflux RND transporter periplasmic adaptor subunit translates to MKKIVIMILALSLISCGKETKKVVEKKETVKLVKSIELKETTVDYIKDYNGELKPKNEIAIVTPTGGDVKKIYFKNGDRVKKGDLILELSDASTESAYYEAEGKLLKARSSYSTDSIAFSKYKKLYAKELVSEDEYLNAKNNFENSKGELKIAEANYIKAKDNFDRLKVIAKINGIVTDLDLKEFEKTSPNQKLLTVIDNSIMELTIAVSGKDLENSKIGDKADILVEEIGKNLTGTISEINLSSNSNTKKYSVKLTVENSENNLLKGLYAKVKLQHGTIKGLFVPSQSIMIKDLYSYIVVTRDNVATIYKITPKLTIEDMQLIEFPNYKAGDKLVIEGQYLLNNNDKVREN
- a CDS encoding ABC transporter ATP-binding protein, coding for MKKDIKIENINKSYDGVQVLKNINLTIQDGEFFSILGPSGCGKTTLLRMIAGFIEPDSGAIYLGDENLTSLPPNKRNVNTIFQKYALFPHLTVYENVAFPLRIRKVDEATIDTEVKKFVKMVGLSEHINKMPNQLSGGQQQRVSIARALINKPGVLLLDEPLSALDAKLRQNLLIELDNIHEEVGITFIFITHDQQEALSISDRIAIMNEGKVLQVGTPAEVYEAPADAFVADFIGENNFFEGEVIEVKDKEYAVLKNDKLGELIFETDKPVKVGDFVQVSIRPEKIKLSKTLPKKPHENYNVLKVYVDEVIYSGFQSKYFVWLNGDKNIPFKVFKQHAVYFDDNDEGAIWWDEDAYISWDADDSFVVEVKGIEKK
- a CDS encoding AAA family ATPase, which translates into the protein MYLKSLKVENWQCIQYTKPIFENLMLFIGPTNNGKSSIISAIMFFLGYRNLRTKDIRNQNIPLELEGTFQNISKNTYKHLKEFVYKRELTLKIQKYPNYDIQYKVKINKDWKVISEETYREIVSHIPILYIPPFQDKEQISFLVNSLFEILKRRNISETLMINSLKKLANTLQNDYVSKGLYRNLLFEIFRSISEESQKRNHSIIGNTIVFFEEPELYLHPQAEKELYNAFIQLSNLGAQLYISTHSSNFISLKHYKSICIMRKHKDFGSRAFQFKGRLFSGDEVKYFNMNYWINPDRSELFFAKKVILVEGQTDKIVLGYLAKKLGIYKYNYSILECGSKSIIPQFIKLLNAFKIPYVAIYDKDNHYWRTELEIENSNDKNRSIQRAINFKFGDFIEFENDIEEELYNEKRERKNYKNKPFYALKTVSEEDYIIPARLKEKIEKIYK
- a CDS encoding murein L,D-transpeptidase catalytic domain family protein; translation: MIKKVLLLSFFISNLVFATNSMNISRDKYIHDIYSQLKLENKMEYDTFQKAYKGYEKIPDKREGLLTIIDFTKPSNEKRFFVIDLNKKKIDYSTYVTHGKNSGLTLPLNFSNNRNSYMSSLGFYITGDAYEGKYGYSLRLQGLEEGFNSNAYRRAIVVHGADYADPSFIEKYGFLGRSEGCPAIPTTISKDVIDYIKGKTVLFIIGKDRHYIEKSRYASL
- a CDS encoding Na/Pi cotransporter family protein codes for the protein MYLDVLFKVVGGLGLFLYGMENMSSGMQKIAGDKLKKILAALTTNRIMAILMGIFVTGLAQSSSVSTVMTIGFINASLLTLQQGLGVILGANIGTTITGWLLALNIGKYGLPIVGFAAIAFMFVKGEKSRTRALTVMGFGFIFLGLELMSKGLSPLRTLPEFINLFHSFKADSFFGVVKVAMVGALLTGVVQSSAATLGITITLATQGLIDYPTAVALVLGENVGTTVTALLASLGASSNAKRAAYAHTLINIVGVMWATITFRPYLSILAHFSDSTANMATAIATAHTMFNIINVILFIPFIGYLAKFLCTIVKDDDNGVIRVTKLSSLMVTLPNVVIDQTRTEVLTMAANIKEIFFKLEEVYYNPSKLEAYNEEIDAIEEKLDLYEKEVSDANFTILNKGLEASYVEETRGNLITCDEYETISDYLKRVSNSLMRLKKDDLELTQERKETLQKLNHMVFDFFDDINKAYKTKDRDLFMLSISKYTAIKNLYKEARHGHFDEEAKNDETIPAKLSTGYMDILNYYRRATDHVYNIIEHYAKI
- a CDS encoding ABC transporter permease — its product is MKRELMTMNKRRTSLFFFLLSMLFFYIPLVILIVYSFNDGKSMVWKEFSFRWYKDLFMYSDNIWKAFRFSILIAILSGIISTLIGTLGAIGLQWYDFKGKKALQILTYVPLVIPEIILGVSLLILFATIKFELGLTTIFIAHTTFNIPFVLFIILSRLEEFDYSIVEAAYDLGATEMQTLLKVVIPAILPGIISGFLIAVTLSFDDFVTTFFVAGPGSSTLPLRIYSMIRLGVSPVVNALSVLLIGISIILTLSTKSLQKYLIK
- a CDS encoding ABC transporter permease produces the protein MKKNKLGRLYTLPITLWLLLFFLIPMLIVMGYAFLKKGTYGGVEMVFSLASFSVFTDKIFIAILMKTIYISVLVTIFTVFLSVPTAYYIARSKYKKELLFLVIVPFWTNFLIRIYAWIAVLGNNGFLNSILLRFGLIDEPLQFLYNTSAVVLISVYTSLPFAILPLYAVIEKFDFSLIEAARDLGATNGQAFFKVFIPNIKPGIITAVLFTFIPNLGSYAVPKLVGGTQATMLGNIIAQHLTVTRNWPLASTISGALILVTSIAIVIFMKISNRKIKITDEKGADDNE